A single genomic interval of Helianthus annuus cultivar XRQ/B chromosome 13, HanXRQr2.0-SUNRISE, whole genome shotgun sequence harbors:
- the LOC110900362 gene encoding putative disease resistance RPP13-like protein 1: MADAAVSALVNLIFEKLADEAFKKYVRAQGIHSELEKLGDKLSQIQALLHDASDKEIKKEAVKQWLNRLQHLAYDIEDVLDDMATEAMRRELTQESGASTSKVKKLIVSTCCTNFSLSHRLSPKIDSITTKLQQLYEEKHKLGLTVENEKQKDGNRGNETSLPELYVVGREGEKKRLLNLLLGGESCTEKFSIIPIVGMGGVGKTTLARLLYNDPQVKDHFQLKAWVCISDDFDVFKISQTIFQDVNREKTESKDLNQLQKALTEQFKDKRFLLVLDDVWSENYENWEKLVLPFHSGAPGSKIIMTTRKKELLRILGFDHLDLLESLSPEDALSLFAFHALGVDSFDSYPTLREKGEAIVKKCGTLPLALKAIGRLLRMKTTPEKWDDVLSSQIWDTEYVGDLSADWKVIFPALMLSYHDLSANLKRLFAYCSLFPKDFLFNKAELVLLWMAEGFLSQSEATKAQEDFEALLSRSFFQQAPNDENLYVMHDLMNDLATFVAKECFLRFENHTKLGKEALTKYCHMSFIPETYEAYQKFEKFKRARSLRTLLAVSMDQIQIRYFSSKILVDLLPRLPLLRVLSLSGLKISEVPDFIGSLKHLRYLNLSRTDIKELPENIGNLFNLQTLILFNCQSLTKLPKSFSKLKKLQHFDFRGTPSLIQFPLGIGELKSLQTLTKIVIGGDGGFAITELKGLNNLGGELSIEGLCKVQSAVDAHEAKLSLKKLTKLELNWGDGSQHGTPQKEVLEELKPDSEWLKELSVESYGGIEFPKWVGHPSFHRLVHVSIRNCKNCTSLPPLGQLPSLKELYISRMPNVKFIGAELTGTNQLTVAAFPSLEILRFKSMHGWQVWSTNNEVSDAVFPCLRELQIEDCPKLIEVSLKTLLSVEVLYFKNMCGWKGWSTNSEVSVLPSLTELHIESCPNMNEFSPGKLPKLKTLQLKDMLGWKTWSTNDADFSFLQELHIHNCPELIDVSAEALPLDS, encoded by the exons ATGGCTGATGCTGCTGTTTCTGCCCTTGTCAATCTCATATTCGAGAAGCTTGCTGATGAAGCCTTCAAGAAGTATGTTCGCGCTCAGGGTATTCATTCCGAGCTCGAAAAACTGGGGGATAAACTATCCCAGATTCAAGCTCTGCTTCATGATGCTTCTGACAAAGAAATAAAAAAAGAAGCTGTTAAACAATGGCTGAATCGTCTCCAGCATCTGGCTTACGATATCGAAGACGTACTCGACGATATGGCTACCGAAGCCATGCGTCGTGAGCTGACCCAGGAATCAGGAGCAAGCACAAGCAAGGTAAAAAAACTGATTGTCTCAACTTGCTGCACAAATTTCTCACTAAGTCATAGGTTGTCTCCCAAAATAGATAGTATTACCACCAAGTTACAACAACTATATGAAGAAAAACATAAGTTAGGTTTGACTGTGGAAAATGAAAAACAGAAAGATGGTAATAGAGGAAATGAAACCTCTTTGCCAGAACTTTATGTTGTTGGGCGAGAAGGTGAGAAAAAGAGATTGCTCAACCTGCTGTTAGGGGGCGAGTCATGTACAGAAAAGTTTAGCATCATACCCATAGTTGGTATGGGTGGGGTTGGAAAGACCACTCTAGCTAGACTGTTGTATAATGATCCACAGGTGAAGGATCACTTTCAACTCAAGGCTTGGGTTTGTATTTCTGATGATTTTGATGTATTTAAGATAAGCCAAACCATCTTTCAAGATGTGAATAGAGAAAAAACGGAATCCAAAGATTTAAATCAGCTTCAAAAGGCTCTTACAGAGCAATTTAAAGACAAACGATTTTTGCTTGTACTTGATGATGTGTGGAGTGAGAACTATGAAAATTGGGAAAAACTTGTGCTCCCATTTCATTCGGGGGCACCGGGAAGTAAGATAATCATGACGACTCGCAAGAAGGAACTACTCAGAATCCTAGGTTTTGATCATCTTGACCTTCTTGAAAGTTTGTCACCTGAAGATGCTTTGTCTTTATTTGCTTTCCATGCATTGGGTGTTGATAGCTTTGATTCATACCCAACACTTAGGGAAAAGGGTGAAGCTATTGTGAAAAAGTGTGGTACATTGCCTTTGGCTTTAAAAGCAATTGGAAGACTACTCAGAATGAAAACAACACCTGAAAAATGGGACGACGTGTTAAGTAGTCAAATATGGGATACAGAATATGTTGGTGATCTTTCTGCAGATTGGAAGGTGATTTTTCCGGCCCTTATGCTAAGCTACCATGATCTTTCTGCAAATTTGAAGAGGTTGTTTGCATATTGCTCCTTGTTCCCTAAGGACTTCTTGTTTAACAAAGCGGAGTTAGTCTTACTGTGGATGGCGGAAGGGTTTTTAAGCCAATCAGAAGCAACCAAGGCACAAGAAGATTTTGAAGCATTGTTATCAAGGTCCTTTTTTCAGCAAGCACCTAATGATGAAAATTTATATGTGATGCATGACCTGATGAATGACTTGGCTACATTTGTTGCCAAAGAATGTTTTTTAAGGTTTGAGAATCATACCAAGTTGGGGAAGGAAGCTTTGACAAAGTACTGTCATATGTCATTTATTCCTGAGACATATGAAGCTTACCAGAAGTTTGAGAAATTTAAAAGGGCAAGAAGTCTGAGAACATTGTTGGCAGTATCTatggatcaaatacaaataaggtACTTTTCCAGTAAGATTCTGGTTGACTTACTTCCTCGGTTACCACTCTTAAGGGTCCTTTCTTTGAGTGGATTGAAGATAAGTGAGGTACCGGATTTCATTGGTAGTTTGAAGCACTTGAGATATCTTAACTTATCTCGAACTGACATCAAAGAGTTACCAGAGAACATTGGTAATCTTTTTAATCTACAAACACTGATCCTTTTTAACTGTCAGAGTTTGACTAAGTTGCCTAAAAGCTTCTCAAAGCTCAAAAAGTTGCAGCATTTTGACTTTAGGGGTACTCCATCTCTTATACAGTTTCCCTTGGGGATTGGTGAGCTGAAAAGCCTACAAACTCTCACCAAGATTGTCATTGGAGGAGATGGTGGGTTTGCTATAACTGAGCTTAAGGGATTAAATAATCTCGGTGGGGAACTTTCCATTGAAGGGTTGTGCAAAGTGCAAAGCGCAGTGGATGCACATGAGGCAAAATTATCTCTAAAAAAGCTTACTAAGTTAGAGCTGAATTGGGGGGATGGTTCTCAACATGGAACACCTCAAAAGGAGGTTCTCGAAGAGCTGAAACCTGATAGTGAATGGTTGAAAGAGCTTTCAGTTGAATCATATGGGGGAATAGAGTTTCCAAAATGGGTTGGGCATCCTTCTTTTCACCGGCTGGTTCATGTGTCGATACGCAATTGTAAAAATTGTACATCTCTACCACCACTTGGGCAACTACCTTCACTTAAGGAGTTGTATATAAGTAGGATGCCTAATGTTAAATTCATAGGTGCGGAGTTAACTGGGACCAACCAGCTAACTGTTGCTGCCTTCCCTTCACTTGAAATCCTAAG GTTTAAAAGTATGCATGGCTGGCAGGTATGGTCAACCAATAATGAGGTTTCTGATGCAGTGTTTCCTTGCCTTCGGGAGCTTCAGATAGAAGATTGTCCCAAATTGATTGAAGTCTCATTAAAAACACTACTTTCAGTTGAAGTTCTATATTTTAAAAATATGTGTGGGTGGAAGGGATGGTCAACCAATAGCGAGGTTTCAGTGCTTCCATCCCTTACAGAACTTCATATAGAAAGCTGTCCCAATATGAATGAATTCTCACCTGGAAAACTACCTAAACTTAAAACTTTACAGCTTAAAGATATGTTGGGATGGAAGACATGGTCTACCAACGATGCAGATTTTTCTTTCCTTCAAGAGCTTCATATACACAATTGTCCTGAATTGATTGATGTCTCAGCTGAAGCACTACCTTTGGATAGTTAA